The Lacipirellulaceae bacterium genome contains a region encoding:
- the ispF gene encoding 2-C-methyl-D-erythritol 2,4-cyclodiphosphate synthase, whose translation MTSLRIGLGEDTHRTTGGGPLRIGGIDVPHHQHTAGHSDADVLLHAVTDALLGAVGLPDIGQLFPNTEQANQGRDSAEFLRLAYDQVREAGYELANLDAVVAAQEPKLSPHKEAICCRIAEIMDVDRNQINVKAKTGEGVGPVGRGEAIEARAVVLVEKT comes from the coding sequence ATGACCAGTTTACGGATCGGCCTAGGAGAAGACACACACCGCACCACCGGCGGTGGCCCACTGCGGATCGGCGGCATTGATGTGCCGCACCACCAGCACACTGCTGGCCACAGTGACGCCGACGTGTTGCTTCATGCCGTGACAGACGCTTTATTGGGCGCTGTTGGGCTGCCGGATATTGGTCAATTGTTTCCCAACACCGAGCAAGCAAACCAAGGACGTGACTCAGCTGAGTTTCTCAGGCTCGCCTACGACCAAGTCAGAGAGGCGGGGTACGAGCTCGCAAACCTCGACGCGGTGGTTGCGGCACAAGAACCGAAGCTCTCTCCTCACAAAGAAGCGATCTGCTGCCGCATCGCCGAAATCATGGACGTCGATCGCAACCAAATCAACGTGAAAGCCAAGACCGGCGAAGGCGTCGGCCCCGTTGGTCGCGGAGAAGCGATTGAAGCACGAGCGGTCGTGTTGGTTGAGAAAACATAG
- the cysS gene encoding cysteine--tRNA ligase, protein MPTTTEAVTKQPALSEPHPSLHIYNTLSKKKEPFRTVEKGKVGIYLCGPTVYDKAHIGHMVGPVIFDCMKRYLTYCGYDVNWVVNITDVDDKLINKANERGISMLEVAEENIQDYNDNLAALGVDTIDHFPRATDCMDEIITLIESLVEQGFAYASDGDVYFDVTKDADYGKLSNRSLDQLQGEGGGGAAKKRGAADFALWKSAKEGEPSWDSPWGKGRPGWHIECSAMSRKLLGETFDIHGGGLDLVFPHHENEIAQSECCHNAPMVTYWAHNGLLRRDASAGKIGGKSERASKSDSDSGASAPEQQSPEEQASGKMSRSKGAGGLADLIAKQGGERIRFFLLRTHYRSTVLFSEPAIEEAATGLETFYRLFKRFHRITQGDFYALTAPTERGGGMLTDDSIPALKAAGVCREKFLAAMDDDFNTGGAIAELFELAKIANKYCDEFDLEGAGKDDVAAVATLELLMTSIKELSNVLGIFLEAPQESGGDDLLDAVMTLVVELRSAARSAKDFATADAIRDQLAPLGVTIEDRGGEAEWSGGGDGTLDGVMQLLIELRQTARENKDFATGDKIRDGLAAAGVKLEDRAGGAEWSRG, encoded by the coding sequence ATGCCTACCACTACTGAAGCTGTCACGAAGCAACCAGCGCTCTCTGAGCCGCACCCCTCGTTGCACATCTACAACACGCTCTCGAAGAAAAAGGAACCGTTCCGAACCGTCGAGAAGGGCAAGGTCGGCATCTACCTGTGCGGGCCAACCGTTTACGACAAGGCACATATCGGCCACATGGTCGGGCCGGTCATTTTTGACTGCATGAAGCGATACCTCACCTACTGCGGCTACGACGTTAATTGGGTCGTGAACATCACCGACGTTGACGACAAGCTCATCAACAAGGCGAATGAGCGCGGCATCTCGATGTTGGAAGTCGCTGAAGAGAACATTCAGGACTACAACGACAACCTGGCAGCACTGGGTGTCGACACGATCGACCACTTCCCACGCGCCACCGACTGCATGGACGAGATCATCACGCTGATCGAGTCACTGGTGGAACAGGGCTTCGCGTATGCCTCGGACGGCGACGTGTACTTCGATGTCACCAAGGACGCTGACTATGGCAAGCTATCCAATCGCAGCCTTGATCAGTTGCAAGGTGAAGGTGGTGGTGGCGCTGCCAAGAAACGTGGTGCGGCCGACTTCGCACTTTGGAAATCGGCTAAGGAAGGCGAGCCCTCGTGGGACAGCCCGTGGGGGAAAGGGCGACCTGGCTGGCATATCGAATGCTCCGCAATGAGCCGCAAGTTACTGGGCGAAACCTTCGACATCCACGGTGGCGGGCTCGATCTTGTTTTTCCGCACCACGAGAACGAAATCGCCCAAAGCGAATGCTGCCACAACGCACCAATGGTCACTTACTGGGCCCACAACGGACTGCTCAGGCGTGATGCCAGCGCCGGCAAAATCGGCGGAAAATCCGAACGCGCAAGCAAATCAGACTCTGACTCGGGTGCTTCAGCACCCGAGCAACAATCCCCAGAAGAACAAGCCTCCGGAAAAATGAGCCGCAGCAAGGGCGCAGGCGGACTCGCCGACTTGATCGCCAAACAAGGCGGCGAACGTATCCGTTTCTTCCTCCTTCGTACGCATTATCGTAGTACCGTGTTGTTCAGCGAGCCGGCCATTGAAGAAGCAGCCACGGGGCTGGAAACCTTCTACCGCTTGTTCAAACGCTTCCATCGGATCACTCAGGGTGACTTCTACGCCTTGACCGCCCCCACGGAGCGCGGCGGCGGGATGCTTACTGACGACAGCATACCCGCCCTGAAAGCCGCTGGCGTATGTCGCGAGAAGTTCCTCGCCGCGATGGATGATGACTTCAACACGGGCGGCGCGATCGCTGAGTTGTTTGAACTCGCCAAGATCGCCAACAAATACTGCGACGAATTCGACCTAGAAGGTGCCGGCAAAGATGATGTAGCTGCCGTTGCAACGCTCGAACTGCTGATGACTTCCATCAAAGAACTGTCGAACGTGCTGGGTATTTTCTTAGAAGCCCCGCAAGAAAGTGGCGGTGACGATCTACTGGACGCCGTGATGACATTGGTGGTCGAACTACGCAGTGCCGCACGTTCCGCCAAGGACTTCGCCACTGCCGACGCGATTCGCGACCAGCTTGCTCCTTTGGGCGTTACGATTGAAGATCGTGGCGGAGAAGCTGAATGGTCCGGCGGCGGCGATGGCACACTCGACGGCGTGATGCAGCTACTTATCGAGCTTCGCCAGACGGCTCGCGAAAACAAGGATTTCGCCACCGGCGATAAAATCCGCGACGGGCTGGCTGCGGCGGGCGTGAAGTTGGAAGACCGCGCCGGCGGAGCCGAGTGGAGTCGCGGCTGA
- a CDS encoding site-2 protease family protein, translated as MLFEPPRSQYDLHFRIFDFPVRVHPLFWLIAVLLGISGGTKGTPPVKLLVWVAAVFVSIVVHELGHTFMQRRYGGRARIVLHSFGGLAISEGEEQSPRSQIEIALAGPMAGFLLAIVGFLLVRLSGHAIGWQSGSEIDFAAINADQVIAFPILFGQFFWEPYDSKAANYLVSSFMQINILWGILNLLPLYPLDGGRVARELLTIQQPHRGIILSLQLSMITGGVVAVIGLFSGSLFMAFMFGYLAYINYRTYQSYSSSRW; from the coding sequence ATGCTCTTCGAACCGCCACGGTCGCAGTACGATCTGCACTTCCGCATCTTTGATTTTCCCGTGCGCGTCCATCCGCTGTTTTGGCTGATTGCCGTACTGCTGGGCATCAGTGGAGGAACGAAGGGAACGCCGCCAGTGAAGTTGCTCGTTTGGGTGGCGGCGGTGTTCGTGTCGATCGTCGTCCATGAGCTTGGTCACACTTTCATGCAACGCCGCTATGGAGGAAGAGCACGGATTGTCCTTCATAGTTTCGGCGGCCTTGCCATCAGTGAGGGCGAAGAACAATCTCCGCGCTCCCAGATCGAAATCGCCTTGGCGGGACCGATGGCCGGATTTCTCTTGGCGATTGTTGGTTTCCTGTTGGTGAGGCTCTCAGGGCATGCCATCGGTTGGCAGTCGGGAAGCGAGATCGATTTCGCGGCGATCAATGCCGATCAAGTAATCGCATTCCCGATATTGTTCGGTCAGTTCTTCTGGGAACCCTACGATTCGAAGGCAGCGAATTATCTCGTGTCCTCTTTCATGCAGATCAATATCTTGTGGGGCATCTTGAACCTGCTGCCTCTCTATCCGCTCGACGGCGGCCGTGTTGCGAGGGAACTACTCACGATACAGCAGCCTCATCGCGGCATCATTCTTTCTTTGCAACTCAGCATGATCACTGGGGGAGTTGTCGCAGTCATTGGGTTGTTTAGCGGTAGCCTCTTTATGGCGTTCATGTTTGGTTATTTGGCCTATATAAATTACCGCACGTATCAAAGTTACAGCTCAAGCCGTTGGTAG
- the metK gene encoding methionine adenosyltransferase, with protein sequence MASGKYLFTSEAVSMGHPDKLADQISDGVLDALFAQDPNSRVACETMVTTGVVVIAGEISTKATVDMQKIVREVIQDVGYTDASMGISAEHCAVMVAIDEQSADIAMGVDSDEASGKDVGAGDQGLMFGYACNDTPELMPLPIALSHRILNRLTAARQNGDVDWLRPDSKSQVTVEYDGTTPVRIDTVVISTQHAPEVTNDEIRKYIIEEIIKPELPEDLFDGDIIYHINPTGRFVVGGPHGDCGLTGRKIIVDTYGGWGRHGGGAFSGKDPTKVDRSAAYMARYVAKNIVASGLADRCEVQLAYAIGVSEPVSIYVDTEGTGKIEDSAICDLVKEHFPLTPAGIIEHLQLRRPIFRKTAAGGHFGRSEPEFTWEKTDVAEKLSAAAEATASA encoded by the coding sequence GTGGCATCCGGAAAATACCTATTCACAAGTGAAGCTGTCAGCATGGGTCATCCTGACAAGCTGGCCGATCAGATCTCCGATGGCGTTCTCGATGCCCTTTTCGCCCAAGACCCGAATAGCCGCGTCGCCTGCGAAACAATGGTCACGACCGGAGTCGTCGTGATCGCCGGCGAAATCAGCACCAAAGCAACCGTGGACATGCAAAAAATCGTCCGCGAAGTGATCCAAGACGTCGGCTACACCGATGCTTCGATGGGCATCAGTGCTGAACATTGTGCTGTGATGGTGGCCATCGACGAACAGAGCGCCGACATCGCGATGGGCGTTGATTCGGACGAAGCAAGCGGGAAGGACGTCGGTGCGGGCGACCAAGGCCTGATGTTTGGCTACGCCTGCAACGACACCCCGGAGCTGATGCCGCTACCGATTGCTCTCTCGCACCGCATCCTGAACCGCCTAACCGCTGCTCGCCAAAATGGCGACGTCGATTGGCTCCGCCCTGACAGCAAGAGCCAAGTCACTGTGGAATACGATGGCACGACGCCAGTACGCATCGACACGGTGGTGATCTCTACGCAACACGCCCCAGAAGTAACCAACGACGAGATTCGCAAATACATCATCGAAGAAATCATTAAGCCGGAGCTTCCTGAGGATCTGTTCGATGGCGATATCATCTACCACATCAACCCAACCGGGCGTTTTGTCGTCGGTGGTCCTCACGGTGACTGCGGCCTAACCGGACGCAAAATTATCGTCGATACCTACGGCGGTTGGGGTCGCCACGGCGGTGGTGCGTTCAGCGGTAAGGACCCCACCAAGGTCGATCGCAGTGCCGCTTACATGGCCCGCTACGTTGCAAAGAACATCGTTGCCTCGGGGCTGGCCGACCGCTGCGAAGTGCAACTCGCGTATGCCATCGGCGTGAGCGAGCCTGTGAGCATCTATGTCGATACCGAGGGAACTGGCAAGATCGAAGACTCGGCAATCTGTGATCTCGTGAAGGAGCATTTTCCCCTCACCCCAGCGGGCATCATTGAGCATTTGCAACTGCGCCGCCCCATCTTCCGCAAGACCGCCGCGGGTGGTCACTTCGGAAGAAGCGAGCCCGAGTTCACCTGGGAAAAGACCGACGTGGCCGAGAAGTTGTCCGCCGCGGCTGAGGCAACGGCCTCGGCTTAG
- the lpxB gene encoding lipid-A-disaccharide synthase, protein MKIFFSVGEPSGDLHGANLINSLRAELPDCKFVGYGGPKMTAAGCELHEDLTKLAVMWFVKVLLNIHKFLGLLKRADRYFGEQKPDAVVLIDYPGFNWWIARRAKKHDIPVFYYGTPQLWAWAEYRIKKMRKYIDHALCKLPFEEKWFRERGVNATYVGHPYFDELRQRPLDAAFVEQQREGAVPLVTILPGSRDQEVAANLDAFLRTAELISAQVPDARFAIAAFKESQAQTAREWAARDLATAPGPTNRQVAIEVHTERTAELIEAADCCLACSGSVSLELLYHAKPSVIHYRVGRFAFWLQKFVRRVRYITLVNLITAENPFDTRPVGVYDPQDVRDAHVLLPEYLTAEDRTGEMAAHVIEWLRNPEAMERRVEQLQELRERVGQGGASERAADYIANVLSRSLEGNSTSLAGAA, encoded by the coding sequence ATGAAAATTTTCTTCTCCGTCGGCGAGCCCTCGGGCGACCTGCACGGTGCAAATCTGATCAACTCACTCCGCGCAGAGTTACCTGACTGCAAGTTCGTCGGCTACGGCGGACCGAAGATGACCGCGGCTGGGTGTGAGCTTCACGAAGACCTCACCAAGCTTGCCGTAATGTGGTTTGTGAAAGTTCTGCTCAACATTCATAAGTTTTTGGGTCTGCTCAAGCGGGCTGATCGCTACTTTGGAGAACAGAAGCCCGATGCCGTAGTTCTGATCGACTACCCAGGTTTTAACTGGTGGATCGCCCGTCGGGCGAAGAAGCACGACATCCCGGTGTTCTACTACGGCACGCCCCAACTGTGGGCTTGGGCGGAGTATCGCATCAAGAAGATGCGTAAGTACATTGACCATGCTCTCTGTAAGCTACCGTTTGAAGAGAAGTGGTTTCGTGAGCGCGGAGTCAATGCGACTTATGTAGGCCATCCCTACTTCGACGAGCTACGACAAAGGCCTCTCGATGCAGCTTTCGTCGAACAGCAGCGAGAAGGTGCGGTTCCGTTGGTAACGATTCTCCCCGGCTCGCGTGATCAGGAAGTCGCGGCGAATCTTGACGCATTCCTGCGAACTGCCGAGCTGATTTCGGCACAAGTCCCAGACGCACGTTTCGCGATTGCAGCGTTTAAAGAGTCGCAAGCTCAAACCGCACGAGAATGGGCCGCTCGCGACTTAGCCACAGCTCCGGGTCCGACTAACCGACAAGTCGCGATCGAGGTGCACACCGAACGCACCGCGGAGCTCATTGAAGCGGCAGATTGTTGCTTGGCGTGCTCGGGCTCCGTTTCGCTGGAGTTGCTCTATCACGCTAAGCCAAGTGTGATTCACTACCGCGTGGGGCGATTCGCTTTCTGGCTACAGAAGTTCGTTCGCCGGGTCAGGTACATTACGTTGGTGAACTTGATCACCGCGGAGAATCCGTTCGACACTCGCCCCGTCGGGGTCTACGATCCGCAGGACGTCCGCGATGCGCACGTGTTGCTGCCGGAGTACCTCACCGCGGAAGATCGAACCGGCGAGATGGCGGCCCACGTGATTGAATGGCTGAGGAATCCTGAAGCGATGGAGCGGCGAGTTGAGCAGTTGCAAGAGCTCCGCGAGCGCGTAGGGCAGGGCGGTGCTTCAGAGCGAGCAGCGGATTACATTGCAAACGTTCTTAGTAGATCCCTCGAAGGCAACTCGACAAGCCTTGCTGGTGCGGCGTAA
- a CDS encoding alpha/beta hydrolase — translation MSPESGSPRTDAPKLTIRARFLRTIRNLLVFYLLLLLMLSIFERWLVFPAPSPSGVDLQPEGLAFEDVFFDADDGTKLHGWYVPHDSPRAYVLYCHGNGEDVPRLANRLKVLHDRIGVAVFAWDYRGYGRSVGTPHEENVVADARTAQLWLAERAGIDPAEVVLIGRSLGGAATIAVAAEHPVRGLVLDRTFAKLTDAAAVHYPFIPVRWIMRNKFDSLERITKYEGPLLQTHGTADEVIPFAHAEKLFSAAASERKRFMRVEGANHNGPLPEECYMALDEFLDALP, via the coding sequence ATGAGCCCTGAATCTGGAAGCCCGAGGACCGATGCTCCAAAACTAACCATTCGGGCACGCTTTCTTCGTACGATTCGCAACCTGCTTGTTTTTTATCTGCTACTCTTGCTTATGCTCAGCATCTTTGAACGTTGGTTGGTTTTTCCCGCCCCGAGCCCTAGTGGTGTGGACCTGCAACCCGAGGGACTTGCGTTCGAGGACGTGTTCTTTGATGCCGATGATGGCACGAAGCTGCATGGATGGTATGTGCCGCACGATTCTCCGCGGGCTTACGTTCTTTATTGTCACGGCAATGGCGAGGATGTTCCGCGGTTGGCCAATCGATTGAAAGTATTGCACGACCGGATTGGCGTGGCGGTGTTTGCTTGGGACTATCGGGGGTACGGTCGGAGCGTAGGGACGCCGCACGAGGAAAACGTTGTCGCCGACGCGCGGACCGCTCAGCTTTGGCTTGCTGAACGGGCTGGCATCGATCCTGCGGAGGTCGTTCTCATCGGTCGCTCCCTCGGCGGTGCGGCGACGATTGCGGTGGCTGCTGAACATCCGGTCCGCGGGCTCGTGCTTGATCGCACGTTTGCCAAACTCACCGACGCGGCTGCCGTGCATTATCCGTTTATTCCTGTTCGCTGGATCATGCGAAACAAGTTCGATTCCTTGGAACGCATCACCAAGTACGAAGGCCCGCTGCTGCAAACCCACGGCACCGCCGACGAAGTGATTCCCTTCGCCCACGCGGAAAAACTTTTCTCCGCGGCAGCAAGCGAGCGAAAACGCTTCATGCGCGTCGAAGGCGCCAACCATAATGGGCCGCTGCCCGAAGAGTGCTATATGGCACTCGACGAGTTTCTTGATGCGTTGCCTTAA
- a CDS encoding MFS transporter gives MSQLVEESPPQELPAATLPDAVADPESSTTQSTGVVRNFACLALHQVLLRIGWIFKTETLIMPAFMDYIGGGPVLRSCLPVLNRLGFSVPQVLFARRLKVLPKKKWVVAVGSFVAAIPFAVLSVVWLKGWWQRADGTAASWMPYLFLALYGFFFVTVGITQLAAHSLQGKLIRPNLRGRLFATAVLVGAPTSILAAWIWLPGWLESASTGFAWIFAMPALAFALGSVAVGSTVEESDDFEEQITPLGQRFVNAWNTRYENPNFANLALVAVLFSVTFMMFPHYQTLGRAEGQVPLTILMKWIFVQHTAVAIFSLVVGPIADWLGNRAALRLTLLGAALAPLTAVVLTLLPEEASRSWFWLIYVPIGFTPVTIRILINYTLEVAPAEEHPRYVSAMGMCLALPAIVGSVPVGFLIGQIGYVPIFAVGAVVLALAGLQTYRLEEPRHE, from the coding sequence ATGTCGCAACTGGTCGAAGAGTCGCCTCCTCAAGAGCTCCCAGCGGCGACGCTTCCTGATGCAGTTGCGGATCCCGAGTCTTCAACGACGCAAAGCACAGGAGTGGTTCGTAACTTCGCCTGCCTCGCGTTGCATCAGGTGCTGCTGCGGATCGGTTGGATTTTCAAGACCGAGACGCTCATCATGCCAGCCTTCATGGACTACATCGGCGGCGGCCCGGTGTTGCGTAGCTGTCTGCCAGTGCTGAATCGATTGGGTTTCAGTGTTCCGCAGGTCTTGTTTGCTCGCCGCTTGAAAGTGCTGCCGAAGAAGAAGTGGGTGGTCGCTGTCGGTTCGTTCGTCGCAGCGATTCCTTTTGCAGTTCTGTCCGTTGTTTGGCTGAAGGGCTGGTGGCAACGAGCCGACGGGACGGCGGCTTCTTGGATGCCGTACTTGTTTCTGGCTCTGTACGGATTCTTCTTTGTCACGGTGGGAATCACTCAGCTTGCTGCTCACTCACTACAAGGAAAACTGATTCGCCCCAACCTTCGTGGCCGCCTGTTCGCAACGGCAGTCTTGGTGGGTGCGCCAACTTCCATCCTTGCCGCTTGGATCTGGTTGCCCGGGTGGCTAGAGAGTGCTTCAACCGGCTTTGCTTGGATTTTCGCAATGCCTGCTCTGGCGTTTGCGCTCGGGTCAGTGGCTGTTGGTTCGACGGTTGAGGAGTCGGATGACTTCGAGGAGCAAATCACGCCCCTGGGGCAACGGTTCGTCAACGCCTGGAACACTCGCTATGAGAACCCGAACTTTGCGAATTTAGCGTTGGTGGCTGTGCTCTTCAGTGTGACGTTTATGATGTTTCCCCACTACCAAACCCTCGGACGCGCGGAGGGTCAAGTGCCGCTGACGATCTTGATGAAATGGATCTTCGTGCAACATACCGCCGTGGCAATCTTCAGCTTGGTTGTCGGCCCAATCGCTGACTGGTTGGGGAATCGCGCGGCGTTGCGGCTTACGCTGCTGGGTGCCGCGCTCGCGCCGTTGACGGCGGTCGTGCTTACGCTGCTACCAGAGGAAGCGAGTCGAAGTTGGTTCTGGTTGATCTACGTGCCGATCGGCTTCACGCCGGTGACGATCCGCATTCTCATCAACTACACGCTTGAAGTCGCTCCCGCGGAAGAGCATCCCCGCTATGTCAGCGCGATGGGAATGTGTTTGGCACTGCCCGCGATTGTCGGTTCGGTCCCGGTCGGCTTTCTAATCGGTCAGATCGGCTACGTGCCCATTTTCGCGGTTGGTGCAGTGGTGCTGGCGCTCGCTGGGCTGCAGACTTATCGCCTGGAAGAGCCTCGGCACGAGTAG
- a CDS encoding UTP--glucose-1-phosphate uridylyltransferase has protein sequence MSAAMTKDQLLEKLAPHGQEHLVAFWDELDEAGQAQLANQIEAIDFALVASLYRGEVEQPDWGKLSAQAEPPAAVRLEERASNAKTALGLAPEEAKERGQAALAAGEVGVLLVAGGQGSRLGFEKPKSLYPIGPISEATLLQIHIEKVRAIGQRYGKTPPLYLMTSPVTHEDTVEFVEQHQRFGLDEDDLVIFCQGTMPAVDQATGKVLLSAKDELFLSPNGHGGTVAALADSGAIEHMHRHGIKELFYFQVDNPLAPIGDEELIGSHLLAESELTSLTIAKQTAEEKLGNFVSIDGRLHVIEYSDFPADVAVQLDDKGALKFWAGSIAIHVFDVAFLERSLTLKDSLPFHTAHKQAAYIDEQGVTVEPDGKNALKFERFIFDLLPQAKRPIVVEFEEREVFAPLKNASGAPKDTPEYVRSFMLDQHRRWLESAGAKVADGVNIEISPLAGYDAQAVAEFVKPGQEFTESQYLTK, from the coding sequence TTGAGCGCCGCCATGACCAAAGATCAACTCCTAGAGAAGCTTGCGCCTCACGGGCAGGAACATCTGGTGGCTTTCTGGGACGAACTTGATGAGGCCGGACAAGCACAGCTTGCGAACCAGATCGAGGCGATTGACTTTGCATTGGTGGCTTCGCTCTATCGAGGTGAAGTTGAGCAACCAGACTGGGGCAAGCTTTCGGCTCAGGCTGAACCGCCGGCGGCAGTGCGGCTCGAAGAGCGAGCAAGCAACGCAAAAACGGCCCTCGGCTTAGCTCCCGAAGAGGCAAAAGAGCGTGGCCAAGCGGCCTTAGCAGCTGGCGAGGTGGGGGTGCTGTTAGTCGCGGGCGGGCAGGGGAGTCGGTTGGGGTTCGAGAAACCCAAAAGCTTGTACCCGATCGGACCAATCTCCGAGGCGACACTCTTACAGATCCATATCGAAAAGGTTCGCGCCATCGGACAACGCTATGGCAAGACACCGCCGTTGTATCTGATGACTAGCCCTGTGACTCACGAAGACACAGTTGAATTTGTTGAGCAGCACCAACGGTTTGGTCTCGACGAAGACGATCTGGTGATTTTCTGCCAGGGGACGATGCCCGCGGTGGATCAGGCGACCGGAAAGGTGTTGCTCTCTGCTAAGGATGAGTTGTTCCTCAGCCCCAATGGCCACGGGGGTACGGTTGCCGCGTTGGCTGATAGCGGGGCGATCGAGCACATGCATCGCCACGGAATCAAAGAACTGTTTTACTTTCAGGTCGATAATCCTCTTGCACCGATCGGTGACGAAGAGTTAATCGGTTCTCACTTGTTGGCTGAATCGGAACTCACGTCCCTCACGATCGCCAAGCAAACCGCCGAGGAGAAACTCGGAAACTTCGTCTCGATCGACGGTCGCCTGCATGTAATTGAATACAGCGATTTCCCAGCCGATGTCGCCGTGCAGCTTGACGACAAGGGCGCGCTGAAGTTTTGGGCAGGCAGCATCGCCATCCATGTTTTCGACGTGGCTTTCTTGGAACGCTCGCTCACGCTCAAGGATTCTCTGCCGTTTCATACGGCTCATAAGCAGGCGGCGTACATAGATGAGCAAGGTGTAACGGTCGAGCCAGATGGGAAGAACGCGCTAAAGTTCGAGCGTTTCATCTTCGACCTGTTGCCGCAAGCGAAACGTCCCATTGTCGTTGAGTTTGAAGAACGCGAGGTCTTCGCTCCCTTGAAGAACGCGTCGGGTGCGCCCAAAGACACGCCAGAGTACGTCCGCTCCTTCATGCTCGACCAGCATCGTCGCTGGCTCGAGTCCGCAGGTGCAAAGGTTGCTGACGGCGTAAACATCGAAATCAGCCCGTTGGCCGGTTACGATGCTCAGGCGGTTGCGGAGTTCGTTAAGCCGGGGCAGGAGTTCACCGAGTCGCAGTACCTCACCAAGTAG
- the ruvA gene encoding Holliday junction branch migration protein RuvA — MITKITGTTIAASGDSLTLGVDAYEYEIYIPEFTRRQVQENIGKEISLHTIEYLEGNPMQGRMTPRMIGFLNAVEREFFELFCSVDKVGVKKALRAMVRPVQEVAAMIEDQDAKGLSGLPGIGPATAEKIIATLRRKIPKFALLIGRELPAGGDKVRDIASEAFDAMRALGHSDADARRLIDEALERKKKYKDVDELLRAVYEQRAGTS; from the coding sequence ATGATCACGAAGATTACCGGCACCACAATCGCCGCGAGCGGCGACTCTCTTACGCTTGGCGTTGATGCATATGAATATGAAATCTACATCCCCGAGTTCACCCGTCGCCAAGTGCAGGAGAACATCGGCAAGGAAATCAGCCTGCACACGATTGAGTACCTGGAAGGCAATCCGATGCAGGGGCGGATGACCCCGCGGATGATTGGCTTCCTCAATGCGGTTGAACGCGAATTCTTCGAACTGTTTTGCTCCGTGGACAAAGTGGGTGTGAAGAAAGCACTCCGCGCGATGGTTCGCCCCGTGCAGGAAGTCGCGGCGATGATCGAAGACCAGGACGCCAAAGGGCTCTCCGGACTTCCAGGCATCGGGCCTGCAACAGCCGAGAAAATCATAGCGACTCTCAGGCGAAAGATCCCCAAGTTCGCGCTGCTCATCGGTCGCGAGCTGCCCGCGGGAGGCGACAAGGTGCGCGACATCGCTTCCGAGGCGTTCGACGCCATGCGTGCATTGGGGCACTCCGACGCCGACGCGCGACGGCTGATTGACGAAGCGCTGGAGCGAAAGAAAAAGTACAAGGACGTTGATGAACTCCTCCGGGCGGTTTATGAACAAAGAGCGGGGACTTCCTAG
- the ruvC gene encoding crossover junction endodeoxyribonuclease RuvC, whose amino-acid sequence MRVLGVDPGLNITGYGVIDIAGRQVKLVEAGVVRGKTRGSLTARVREIHNGIAEVIDSLKPEAVAIEKLYSHYDRPTTAILMGHARGVIVLAAAMAELEVVDYPSTQVKKTMTGNGRAPKGQVQLAVQRELRLAKLPEPADVADALAIALCHGYAVDHPSSLAP is encoded by the coding sequence ATGCGTGTCCTCGGCGTTGATCCCGGATTGAATATCACTGGCTACGGTGTGATTGATATCGCCGGCCGCCAGGTAAAGCTCGTTGAAGCGGGCGTCGTGCGTGGGAAGACACGCGGTTCGCTGACCGCTCGCGTTCGGGAAATCCATAACGGAATCGCCGAGGTCATTGATTCGCTCAAGCCGGAAGCGGTTGCCATCGAAAAGCTCTACAGCCACTACGATCGGCCTACAACCGCAATTCTCATGGGCCATGCCCGGGGTGTCATCGTGCTGGCAGCGGCGATGGCCGAGCTCGAAGTCGTTGACTATCCTTCCACGCAGGTCAAGAAAACGATGACTGGCAACGGACGTGCCCCCAAGGGCCAGGTGCAACTTGCCGTGCAACGCGAACTGCGATTGGCGAAACTCCCCGAACCCGCCGACGTCGCCGACGCCCTGGCGATTGCGCTCTGTCACGGTTACGCTGTGGATCACCCGAGTTCGCTTGCTCCGTAG